One Kribbella sp. NBC_00662 genomic region harbors:
- the tyrS gene encoding tyrosine--tRNA ligase: MNAVIDRLRRTTDTVIGADDLRERLDSGRPLRIKYGVDCTAPDLHLGHAVNLWMMRQLQDLGHRVVFLLGDLTTRVGDPTGRSETRPVLTPAEIDANAASFLEQVSLVLRTDPEVFEVRRNSEWYDGMPVAELLSLFAQVTQAQLMSRDMFRDRVAAGREIAVHELVYPVLQGYDSFAMQSDLTIVGSDQLFNEQLGRHFQQRLGAPPQVVITTTITPGIDGRAKQSKSLNNYIGLTDSPRDKFGKLMSIPDELVEPYARVYTELPLETVAALADSAASGGPAARDAKLRLAAAVVTRYHGAGVARAELAAFRQTFSDRGQPSEMPGVVVGSEVETAFDLLRAVRPADSNSELRRLLRQGAVTINGVRTDDPAAPVDLRGEVVLKSGARTWHRITRQ; encoded by the coding sequence ATGAATGCTGTGATCGATCGATTACGACGTACCACCGACACCGTCATCGGCGCCGACGACCTGCGCGAACGGCTGGATTCCGGTCGCCCGTTGCGGATCAAGTACGGCGTCGACTGCACCGCGCCGGACCTCCACCTCGGCCACGCGGTCAACCTGTGGATGATGCGGCAACTGCAGGACCTCGGGCACCGCGTCGTGTTCCTCCTCGGCGATCTCACCACCCGCGTCGGCGATCCCACCGGCCGCTCCGAGACCCGGCCCGTCCTCACGCCTGCGGAGATCGACGCGAACGCGGCGTCGTTCCTGGAGCAGGTGTCCCTCGTTCTGCGCACCGATCCCGAGGTGTTCGAGGTACGGCGCAACTCCGAGTGGTACGACGGGATGCCGGTCGCGGAGCTGCTGAGCCTGTTCGCACAGGTGACCCAGGCGCAGTTGATGAGCCGGGACATGTTCCGCGATCGGGTCGCCGCCGGGCGGGAGATCGCCGTACACGAGCTGGTGTACCCGGTGCTGCAGGGATACGACAGCTTCGCGATGCAGAGTGATCTGACCATCGTCGGGTCGGACCAGCTGTTCAACGAGCAGCTCGGACGGCACTTCCAGCAGCGGCTGGGTGCGCCGCCGCAGGTGGTGATCACGACGACGATCACACCGGGCATCGACGGCCGGGCCAAGCAGTCCAAGTCGCTGAACAACTACATCGGCCTGACCGACAGTCCGCGGGACAAGTTCGGCAAGCTGATGAGCATCCCGGACGAACTGGTCGAGCCGTACGCACGCGTCTACACCGAGCTGCCTCTCGAGACGGTCGCGGCACTTGCGGACTCCGCGGCCTCGGGTGGTCCGGCGGCCCGTGACGCCAAGCTCCGGCTGGCCGCCGCGGTCGTCACGAGGTACCACGGCGCAGGTGTGGCTCGCGCCGAGTTGGCGGCCTTCCGTCAGACGTTCTCGGATCGCGGCCAGCCTTCCGAAATGCCTGGTGTGGTTGTGGGTTCCGAGGTCGAGACAGCTTTTGACCTGTTGCGCGCGGTTCGGCCGGCCGACAGCAACTCCGAGCTGCGTCGACTGCTGCGGCAGGGTGCGGTCACGATCAACGGCGTACGGACGGATGATCCGGCTGCGCCTGTCGACCTGCGTGGAGAGGTCGTCCTGAAGTCGGGTGCTCGCACTTGGCACCGGATCACGCGACAGTAG
- a CDS encoding NAD(P)/FAD-dependent oxidoreductase — protein sequence MDVAVIGGSLAGLQAALTLGRARRRVVLFDDGQPRNRPAEHVHNYLGAEDPAPGELLAAGRQQVAAYGIEFRDAHVEDVTVNDDGFVVDGVQVRAIVLATGLSDELPDVPGVDDGWGRSVVACPHCHGWEVRDQPLVQLGMRGAPDRSVARALLLSRWSEDVVLCTDGDELTDAQQDRLAVAGVKVRTERVAKVSAPRVELESGEVLAPARLFVVVRQHQQSDLAEQLGCQVADGAVVADEGGRTTVPGVYAVGTTAVPALLAIGAAGHASTAAVAVHNDLLELDLGGGW from the coding sequence ATGGATGTAGCGGTGATCGGTGGGAGCCTGGCGGGGCTGCAGGCGGCGTTGACGTTGGGGCGGGCACGGCGACGGGTGGTGCTCTTCGACGACGGGCAGCCGCGGAACCGGCCGGCTGAGCACGTGCACAACTATCTGGGCGCCGAGGATCCGGCGCCTGGCGAGTTGCTCGCGGCGGGACGGCAGCAGGTCGCGGCGTACGGCATCGAGTTCCGGGACGCGCACGTCGAGGACGTGACCGTGAACGACGACGGGTTCGTGGTCGACGGGGTGCAGGTTCGGGCGATCGTGCTCGCGACCGGGTTGTCGGACGAGTTGCCCGATGTGCCGGGGGTTGATGACGGCTGGGGCCGGTCTGTCGTTGCCTGCCCGCACTGTCACGGGTGGGAGGTGCGGGATCAGCCGCTGGTGCAACTGGGGATGCGGGGTGCGCCGGATCGGTCGGTCGCGCGGGCGTTGTTGCTCAGCCGCTGGAGCGAGGACGTCGTGCTGTGTACCGACGGCGATGAGCTCACGGACGCCCAGCAGGATCGGCTGGCCGTCGCCGGGGTGAAGGTCCGGACCGAGCGAGTGGCGAAGGTGAGTGCGCCGCGGGTCGAGCTCGAGAGCGGCGAGGTGCTGGCGCCGGCGCGGTTGTTCGTCGTCGTACGGCAGCACCAGCAGAGCGATCTCGCCGAGCAGCTCGGCTGTCAGGTTGCCGACGGTGCGGTCGTGGCGGACGAGGGCGGGCGTACGACGGTGCCTGGCGTCTACGCGGTCGGTACGACGGCGGTCCCGGCGCTGCTCGCGATCGGGGCGGCGGGTCACGCGAGTACGGCGGCAGTCGCCGTACACAACGATCTTCTGGAGCTAGACCTGGGCGGCGGGTGGTAG
- the idi gene encoding isopentenyl-diphosphate Delta-isomerase, with the protein MSDERVVLVDEGGRAIGTEAKATVHHAATPLHLAFSSYVIDAAGRVLLTQRAFGKPTWPGVWTNSCCGHPLPDEPVEHAVRRRLADELGIVAESVELVLPEFRYRAEMPTGIVENEICPVYRVWWTGDPTPNPAEVAAYRWVEWNELRDIPDLSPWCLLQLDVLSTPPADWPIADPARLPPAAQV; encoded by the coding sequence GTGAGTGACGAGCGGGTGGTGCTGGTGGACGAGGGCGGGCGCGCGATCGGGACCGAGGCGAAGGCAACGGTTCACCATGCGGCGACGCCGTTGCATCTCGCGTTCTCCAGTTACGTGATCGACGCGGCCGGCCGGGTGCTGCTGACCCAGAGGGCGTTCGGGAAGCCGACCTGGCCGGGTGTCTGGACCAATAGTTGCTGCGGGCACCCACTTCCGGACGAGCCGGTCGAGCACGCGGTACGGCGGCGGCTGGCCGACGAGCTCGGCATCGTCGCGGAGTCGGTGGAGCTCGTGCTGCCGGAGTTCCGGTACCGCGCCGAGATGCCGACCGGCATCGTCGAGAACGAGATCTGCCCGGTCTACCGGGTGTGGTGGACCGGCGACCCCACGCCGAACCCGGCCGAGGTCGCGGCGTACCGCTGGGTCGAGTGGAACGAACTGCGCGACATCCCCGACCTGTCGCCGTGGTGCCTCCTGCAACTGGACGTGCTCAGCACGCCACCGGCCGACTGGCCGATCGCCGACCCGGCGCGCCTACCACCCGCCGCCCAGGTCTAG